The Colius striatus isolate bColStr4 chromosome 19, bColStr4.1.hap1, whole genome shotgun sequence nucleotide sequence TGATGAACTTGCCCCTCGAGGGTCCAGCACCAGCAGGAGGgacactgggctctgcagtggcCTCAGCAAGTACAGTGAGTGCAGTCAAAACAAAAGAGCATTGATGTTTTAGGATGCAGAAGAcaagtttctctctctctgaagCACAGCTTTGGAAAGAGGGAGTTCTGGCTCCTTGTAGGTGGCACCTCCCTACGTTTTACCTAGTTTTTGTCTTACAACTGGTGCAAGTTTGCTGCATGGACAGggcaaaggaggaagaaaggttGAACAGCTGCTTGTCCTGTGTATTAAACTGGAGAGAACACAACAGAGCTGTTGGCCTAAAGAAAAAGCTATATGAAAGGGAGAAGTTTGTTCCACATCTCAGGGAGACCAACAGAGATCAGTTCAACCCACTGAATTCTCCTTGGCAATCTTAAAAGAAGCCTCTTTGAGAAAGGAAACATCACATGGAAGGGTTCATTTTGCAACTCAAAtgactttttcctttcctttactACGCTCTGCCATGGTTTTAGCTTTATCCCAGAGCCTTTTccccctccagcctggctgaTCCTCACATGCTGTGTCTGTTCTCCCTTGTCTTCATCTGAAGGGTACGCTGGCTTCATCCCTCGCCTCTCCTGGGTGCACGGCGTGGACTACACCCAGGCTGTGAAGGAAGCCATGAGTGAATTTGACCAAATGCAGGTAGAGAATATCCCCAAATCTTCCTTTTGACAGTATCACCTTGGGGTTGCTTCATGTGCCACATCAAAAGAGGTTGAGCATTAGGACTGGGGCTGGAAGCACAAGCCAAAGGAAACGCTGTGGGGAGGTGTTGGAGAGCTCACGAGCAGTTGGATTCTGTCCCTCGTTTCCTTGGGATATTAAGGGAGGATAAATGAGTTCAGGAAAGGATTAAGCAAATCTATTGAGGGTTGGCTCAAGGGTTGCTATTAAAAATGTTGCTCTGAGTGCACAAGCACAGGAGGCAGCCATCTGAGCATCCCTTGTGCAATGGCAGGCAGTGCTGGATGGCTTCCTGGGCTGCCTGGAGGAGGGCTATTTCTCCCTTTGTCATAGGTTGTAAAGCTTTTTCCTGACATAACGTGTCTTAAAAGCATCTTCTCCAGCCTCCTTTTGGGAAGGATGCAGAAATATCCCCACTGATAACAAGCATTTCATCTTTCTGCTGTAAGATCTCCTATGTGATGCCATATAACCCTCCCACATGGGCAAATGAGATCCCTCCCACAGCAGTGAACAGTTTGCTTGCAGAGCTACACGTTCCTCCTGGCTCCCAGGATGGAGGGAGATCCCTGGCATGCAGCTGCCTTGCTGGCCTGGCCCCACTGAGGGCTCATGGGTTCAGAGACAGCAGGTtacagcatccccagccctttCTGGTCACTGGGATTCCCCTGTGGGGTCTGAAGTGGAAAGACAAGTCTGAGCCTGAGGATCCTGAGCTCAGAGAAGCTCAGCTGGGAAGAAATGAGtcagcaggcagagcagcagggctgcccGTGGGCATTGCAGCCCCATGCTTTGGCTGAGATGCATTTCCCTGCGCTGGCATCTGGGTCCTTGTGCCGTTAACAGCAATGGAAAGGAAGGACACAGAACAAACCCCAGGCATTACCACACCTAAATGTGCTCTTTGCAAAGGCTTTCTGCCCTTGATGTCCTCAGAAGCATCTGCCAGGCAGCGAATGGCTGAGGGAGGCGTTTCCCCATGGCAGGATTCGGCAGGATCTGGGCTCAAAGGGGTTTGCTGCAGCACCACAGGCACCAAAGGAGTCGAAGTGTGCTATAAAAAACCCCCTAAATCACCCCCCTGTTTCTCTCTAAGATGGCTTCTGACTTCAAGCCGTTAATCTGCTGCCCTAAATCTCCGTTGCCCTGGGTTACGTGCGGGGCTGGGCCGTGGCTCAGTGCTCAGGCAGCACAACCTCAGCCTCTCGCTCCAGTGCAGCCACAGAACAGCTCCACGGctcaggcagccccagcccttcaCTGCTGAGGCTCTGGAACAGCTTCAGGGAGCCCTTGAGGGGtttggctgctgcagagctgtgggatcctccagctcagcccctcATTTGGCTCTGACCTCGGGGGGTAGGAGTGATTTACACTCTCCCTTCACTTAAGGCTCCCTAAGCCTTCCTGTTCCTCCTAGCCTGGAAATTACTGGCTAAGCACCACTGGTGGGACACAAATCGAAACCAAACCAGTTGAAGGGCTCAAATGGAAAGGCAGATGCTCAGGGTCACAGCACAGGAGCTGATGAGGCCTGGCCCCAGCACGTCacgtggaggagcccatggcCCAAAGGTGGCAagtgccaggctgcagcaagcccaggggctgctctgtgcaCTGGGCTACACAGTGGAGAAAGGGGAAGAGCAATGTAGCTCCTGGTTAAGAAACAGAGCCAGAAAGAGCATCACTGGACACAGGCTGAAGCATTTTGTCTAATGTGGAGTCAAAGCAGGTGATTTGGGTACCAACCTGGCTTCAGATGAACTGTAACCGTGGTGCTGGgctgtttgttttgcagtttttGCAGAGAAACCCAACTGACAGCTTTGGCAAAAGGTTTCCCCAGACATACTGGCCTGGCAGCAGCATTTACAGCAGTGCTGGCCTGATCCCTTTCTACACAGGCTTCGTGCCACGTAAGTTGAGCAGCTGGGTGAAAATGAAAGTCCCTCATGCTAATGGCTGGGGTTAAGCAGCACTGTCAttagctgcagtgctggggaagctgAACCATTATGAAACATCCCACATGAGTAGTAGACTTCCCCTCCCACCATCTCCCCAGTCTGTGCCAAGGTGCTGGAGCTGTGCCATCTCCTGCCCATCTTGTGCAGAAGCTTCCTCTGGTTTCCAGGCTGCTAAAGCAGAGGAGGCTCAGTGACAGCCCACCTGTGTCATGATGTTCATCAGCAAAGTCATTCTGCTCTAAAAGGCTTAAAAGGCTGAGAAAAAGCCAAAGGTGGAGGGTACAAAggttgagtttccttctctggaggttcttaaaacccacctggatgtgttcctgagagATTTCATCTAGATGGACCcgttttagcagggggttgggctggatgagctctaaaggtcccttccaacccccacagTGACCCTGTGATACAAAGGGGTGAGaaaccaaaaaccccaacccaggGAAGTGGAATGAGCCCTCCAAGCAGGTGGTGTCTGAGCCTCCTCAGCCATTGGTGTTGCCCAAAAGGAGCAGTCTGgggacagcagctctgtgtgtgctgaGGGCAAGGCCTTGCCTAGGAAAGCACTAAGGCATCAGGCTTTGAACAGGTTTGGCATCAAGGCATTTAAGGCATCAAGTCTGAACAAATCAGCAACTACTGTCACTGTCTTTGGTAATGAGGGATGGAAAATCATGGAGATAAGCTGCAAAGAACCAAACTCAGCTTGTCCTGATGAGGAACAATGGTAGAAGCACCACATgtgacagaaatgaaagcaaggAGTGTGAAAACAAGTGTcttggcagggctggagggtgGCTGGTGTCAGAGGTCAGGGCAGTGTGTCTGTGGCAAGGCcttggggcagggctggggctggaggaggggtGTGAGGGGAGAGATGGGCACAGTGTGTGAGAAAGGAGAAGCTGGAGAGGATCACAGGTGGAGAAATGTTCACTGGGGTCTCTGTCacgaggctgctgctgcagggataGCAGAGTGACTGCTGCAGTGTGACACAACCtgtccctcctgcagcacctctgGGGGCTGGAGCTCCTCAGGGCAGGGTGGCCAAAGGAGGTCTGCCACAAAGGGTGCCCTGGGGAGCTGCCAGGCCAGGGCACACACCAGCTTCTGtggaaggaaaagagggaaagaaaaaaccccacccccaAATCCAGTTTGAACAGCCCCTGCTGCCAGCATTCCCTCacaccctctgctccctccagcagctccctcaggtGCAGCTTTGGGACTGGGCCCCAgtccctgcagccaggctgaTTTCTGCtgccccaacacccccctcccTGCAATTGTAACTGCTCCAGGCAGTAAAACAGAGGAAGGAGAACATTTCATAGGCCAGAAGGAAACCCCTGACCTAAACTGAGTTACACTGAAGCTccttcagcagggaagcagGCAGGTCCTGCCCAGGGACTGGCAGCCTGTCACTGTGGGCAACACCAACCAGCTCAGCTGTTCCCACAGGCACAACCTGCTGCTACAGGCTTTTCCTGAGACAGAGCCCTGGGATCTGGCAGCTGGTGACTTTTGGAACATGTCTGAgatggggaagggctgaggatctggggctgttcagctggatgtgaggaggaattgctttgctgccagggctgtcagacattggaaggggctgcccagggagctgctggagtcaccgaccctggaggggtttcagagctgggtgggtgctgcactgagggcaatgggctggtgggtgatggggctgggacagaggctgcactccatgggctggaagggctctgccagctgaaatgaGTCTGTGACTATGCAGAGGCTCCAGTCACACCCCAGTGATTTCACTTAAAAGCCTCCCAGCCTGGGTAGCTCTGGTGTCACTGTCCCCATGCTCTGGTgacaggccacagctccctgctgGTCCTCACCCCCGCTGCCCCCAGACACCTCCTGCAGCAGAGGTGCCCTGCCCAcacccctccctgctgcccaggCCCCTGagcccacagcccctggcaTCTGCCCCAGCGCTTCCAtcggggcaggagctgcttggGCTGACGCCTGTAACTGGAGCCCACACACAGGTACCTAAATTTAGCCCCAGCTCAGGGTgactccagcccctgccagcagcccagggGGGGTGACACAGCAGGGTGGTGGCCAcgggcaggcagagcagggctcaCCACACCTTTTGCCTCGGCAGAACTCCGGCACACCTACGGGCTGACCTTCGGCAGCAGCAGCCGCCAAGCCTACGAGAAGGAACAGAAGAGACGAGCTTGTGCACAGTGAAAAATGCTTTAATGGTGCCTGTACAGCATCTGAACTGCCTGGGAAACAGGGAGAGAAACACAACACACACAAGGTTTTGAATGAAAGAGTTCATACAGCTTTAAACAAAATTTACAGGTGTGGCTCTGCATAGCTTTTactctgcctcctcctcagcctcctcctcaaaCTCCCCCTCCTCCTCGGCTGTGGCATCCTGGTACTGCTGATACTCAGACACCAGGTCATTCATGTTGCTCTCAGCCTCTGTGAACTCCATCTCGTCCATGCCCTCGCCCGTGTACCAGTGCAGGAAAGCCTTTCTGCGGAACATGGCCGTGAACTGCTCAGAAATGCGTTTGAACAGCTCCTGGATGGCCGTGCTGTTCCCAATGAAGGTGGCAGACATTTTGAGGCCACGAGGTGGAATGTCACAGACCGCTGTTTTAACATTATTAGGGATCCACTCCACAAAATAGCTGCTGTTTTTATTCTGGACGTTCAGCATTTGCTCATCCACCTCTTTCATGGACATACGGCCTCTAAAAACGGCAGCTACCGTCAGGTAACGGCCGTGGCGCGGGTCACACGCAGCCATCATGTTCTTTGCATCGAACATCTGCTGCGTGAGCTCGGGCACGGTGAGAGCCCGGTACTGCTGGCTGCCACGGCTCGTCAGAGGGGCGAAACCGGGCATGAAGAAGTGCAAACGGGGGAAGGGAACCATGTTGACAGCCAGTTTCCTCAGGTCAGCgttgagctgcccagggaagcgcAGGCAGGTGGTGACACCGCTCATGGTGGCTGATACCAAATGGTTCAGGTCACCGTAGGTGGGGGTGGTTAACTTCAGTGTTCTGAAGCAGATGTCGTAGAGGGCTTCGTTATCAATACAGTACGTTTCATCTGTGTTCTCTACCAGCTGGTGCACTGAGAGGGTGGCATTGTAGGGCTCTACTACCGTATCTGACACTTTAGGGGAAGGGACGACACTGAAAGTGTTCATGATTCGGTCTGGGTACTCCTCCCGGATTTTGCTGATGAGGAGGGTGCCCATGCCCGAGCCTGTACCACCCCCCAGAGAGTGAGTGAGCTGAAAGCCCTGCAGGCAATCACAGCTTTCTGCCTCCTTCCTTACAACATCTAACACAGAATCAACTAATTCAGCACCTTCCGTGTAATGGCCCTTTGCCCAGTTGTTTCCTGCTCCGCTCTGACCTGGAAAAGAGCCATTTTCGTATTAGGTTACGGTCGCTGCTTCCTGCTTATTTGCTCAGGAGCATCAGgctctagagaaaaaaaaaccccacccacaAACGCTTTGACGTTACCGAGCCGAGCGCTGTGCTTTCACAGAAGCGCCTCGGCAAGTACCCGGAGAACACCCACGGCCAGTGACACAGCAGCCGCTTCATCTCCCCTGACAGCGCGAGGGGGGCAACGGCAAACGGATGAGCAACGACCTCTCGCTCCGTCCCGGCCCCGCTCCGGCGGCAGCTCCCGCCTCGTACCCGCACTGcagccgcccggcccggccctgcccgccccgccccggccgctCGCCCGACAGGTCCCTCCCCCGCTCCCGGCGCACTCACCGAACACGAAGTTGTCCGGCCTGAATATCTGGCCGAAGGGCCCGGAGCGCACCGAGTCCATGGTGCCGGGCTCCAGGTCCACCAGCACGGCGCGGGGCACGTACTTGCCACCTGCAAAACAGGGAGCGGCCGTGACTGCGGCGCCGGGGCGGCCcgggcggggcggagcgggggcGGCCGGGCCCTACCTGTGGCCTCATTGTAGTAGACGTTGATCCGCTCCAGCTGCAGGTCGCTGTCTCCGCGGTAGGTGCCGGAGGGGTCGATGCCATGTTCGTCGCTGATCACCTCCCAGAACTGCCGGGGAAAACCGCGTCAGCCGAGGCCGGGCCGGGCGTGCTCCCGCttctcccccccgccccgccgccccccgcccgcacCTTGGCCCCGATCTGGTTGCCGCACTGCCCGGCCTGCAGGTGCACGATCTCCCTCATGACGGCGACGGCTGCTGTTACTCTGCGCTACCGCCACTCTCCCCCTCAGATTGACTGCGCGAAACAACCGCCAACCTTTATATAGCAACGGAATGCGCGCGCAGCCGCCTTCTCCCCGCCCAGGCGGCCATCCGCAACAACTGTTGGCTGCCCGAAACGAGGCTCTACTAATAGAGACGTCTGattggctggaaagctgtcattCATACAACTGGCTCCTCTTCGCTCCGCCGCTCCGTCTGTTGTAGGCAACGGGGCTTGGCGAGTGCCCGCCCTACTCGCGGGGGACGCTCCCGATTGGCCGAATTGAATGATTGATGTCGAGCGCGATTGGCTGCCGGCCTCAGGGATGAGCTAACGTCATTTGATTGGCTGAAAACAAACCGGCCTGGTAACCGTCGCAATGACTCCGCAGCGGGCGCGGGGCGGTGGCTGCGCCTGTTCCCGGAGCCGCCCGCGCCCTTTGCGCAGCGCAGCGGCGGCTCCTCACCGCGGGACACGGGGCGGGCGGCTTCCGCGGGGAGGCCTGCACGGGCCCGGGGCATCCCCGTCCCCGCGGTGTCGCGTCCGCCGGCCCCGGGGCGCTGCCGCGGTGCTGGGGGGGGGCAGCGAGCCCGTGTGCGCAGGCGCGCGCTGCGGCGCCGTTCTGGCACTTTCTGGCGCGCGGCCGCCTGAGGCGGCGGGACCCGGCGGCCGTTGTGCGGGAACCGGCCCGGGCTCAGCCCGCGGGGAGCCCGGGACAGCCGGGCTGGGAGCTGCGGGGCGGCTGAGCGACGGCGTGTTGAGccgggaggagaggaggctgagggcagccagcagcgctctgacactccctgacgggaggctgcagggagctgggggtcgggttctgctccccagtaacaactgacaggacatgagggaatggcctcaggttggcccgggggaggttgaggctggagctgaggcagaactgtttccctgagaggggtgtcagcccctgtgccaggctgcccagggagctggggcagtgcccagccctggagggatcccaaagccgtggggctgaggtgctgaggccgtgggtcagtgctgggctgggcagggtgagggcagggctggcactgcagcagcttcaggggctttgccaaccaaagtgattctgtgattctcaatTAGCAGCAATCAggccccttcctgcccttcccaAAGGTGTTCTTACTGCACTTGGGTAGACTTTTGGGAACTGTAGAATCTCCTGCTTGCCCAGACTGAGCTTCCTCacagctgagggcagacagcagcactctctgactctccctgacaggaggctgcagggagctgggggtcgggctctgctccccaggacacaaggaaatgggctggagttgccccaggggaggctgagactggagctgaggcagaactgtttccctgagaggggtgtcagccctgtgccaggctgcccagggagctggggcagtgcccagccctggagggatcccagagccgtggggctgaggtgctgaggccatgggtCAGTGCTAGGCtaggcagggtgagggcagggctggcactgcagcaccttccagggcttttccagctgtaACAATTCCATAGTCCTTTGACATCCTTCCCCAGGCCTGGAGGCTCCCCTGGCTGGTGAGCCCTGCTgagggggagcagagcagccctgtgcctgGTGACATCTTCGTGTTGCAGCTCTGCCATGAGGCAGCCAAGCATCCTGAGCTGGATAAATGCCTCCCTCACCATTTCTCTGTCTTAACAGGCcattcttttcccttctgtggTCCAACTTTGTTGGCACGTTCTTGCTGAGACAGTTTATTTGTTGGTCGATGCTTCTACTTGACACTTTGTTGATTTAGCACAGCCTCTTAATGCTTATTCATTAGGATGCCAGCAATGTCTACAAGTCTCAGcatcatcttttcttctttcataatGTAGCTAAAACTTGAAACAGGCTCCTAATAGGGTTCTCCAAACCTGGGTAGTCTCACACTGTTGCCTTGATGTGGGAGTGGGCTGAGGCAAACTCCAGTCTTTCTACACAGAGAGTGCCTTGAGCCAGTCCTGTGCCTCAGTCAGGCACTGGTgtgaggcagagctgccttgTCACTTGTGTCATGATCCATGCTTGGCTCACTGCTCCATCTGTGGCTGGGTCAGGTGAGGAGATGGGCAGGAGAAGGTGACTTTCACTGGGGATGGAAGTTGGTTTCATACAAAGGTTCTGGTGACTGATGTTTCTGGCATGTTGACCTAGTTTTGactgggatggagttaatttcTTTCCCAGTGCAGTGGTTGGATTTGGTGTGAGAATAATGCTGATAACACAGTGATGGTTTAATTGTTGCTGAGTAGTGCTAATCCTGAGTGAAGAACTGCTCAGGTTCCCATGGTCTGCCAGtgaggggggcacagggagctgggagggagcatggccaggacagctgaccccagctagCCACAGGtatattccataccacaggagtcatgcccagtacagaaactggggagagctggggaggggggatcaCTGCTGGGCATCAGTGGCTGGTGAGTGATTGTGTTGTGCATCATGTGTCTTCCTTGGGGTTTATTTCtcccctctgtgtgtgtgtgtatgtatcttCATTACTATTGTTATTGGCATTGCTTTATTTAAGTGATTAAACTCTTCTCATCTCCACCCACcacttttgcttctcttttctgatCCTCCTCATCCCACCATGATGGAGGGAATCAGTGGCTCTGTGGCAACTAGTTgctgtctggggttaaaccatggtGCAATAAAGATGCTGGAAAGGGCCCAGGAGCCCTGGGAAGATCTGCAGAGCATCTGAGTGACCCAAGAGGATcctgagcagctccaggaggccCTAGGACAGACCTTCATCAGCCTCAGAGGTACCCAGACATGACTAGAAAGACCCCTGTGGCTCATCCTCTGCATTTGAAGCCAGAATGCAAGAGATTTATGGAGTCAGCTGGGTAATGCAGAGGCACCAGAGGCCAGATTTACCCCACCTAATTATAGCCATTGATTTGGGAAGCTGACCCTGAGTGACATTCACaccagagccaggggaaagggaTGGCTCAGCCCACTCCAGCTGTGCTTAGCCTCCTGCCAACACCTTTCTGTGCTGCCTAAAGATGTTCTGAGCCTGGATCAGGCTTGCTCAGGGTtccccaggaggctgcagtaATGAGGAAGGACAGCTCTTCCTCCAGGATGTGATGATCTATTGAGAgtaacaagaaaagaaatgaatgcaGTTTACTTTCTGCTTCAAAAGAGCAAGTGTGGGGTATCTGGTCCATGGTCTGTGTCTGGGAGGGCACATTCAGCATGAATTCTCTCCCAGGTGCACTCAGCCCAGCCTTAGcaagctgctgctctcaggAAGCCACCCCTAAAACAGCAGGAGGAGccactgcagggctgggaggaggttTGCTGGCACAAGTGCTGCTGTATTTAATGTAGATACAGGGCTTG carries:
- the TUBB4B gene encoding tubulin beta-4B chain; this encodes MREIVHLQAGQCGNQIGAKFWEVISDEHGIDPSGTYRGDSDLQLERINVYYNEATGGKYVPRAVLVDLEPGTMDSVRSGPFGQIFRPDNFVFGQSGAGNNWAKGHYTEGAELVDSVLDVVRKEAESCDCLQGFQLTHSLGGGTGSGMGTLLISKIREEYPDRIMNTFSVVPSPKVSDTVVEPYNATLSVHQLVENTDETYCIDNEALYDICFRTLKLTTPTYGDLNHLVSATMSGVTTCLRFPGQLNADLRKLAVNMVPFPRLHFFMPGFAPLTSRGSQQYRALTVPELTQQMFDAKNMMAACDPRHGRYLTVAAVFRGRMSMKEVDEQMLNVQNKNSSYFVEWIPNNVKTAVCDIPPRGLKMSATFIGNSTAIQELFKRISEQFTAMFRRKAFLHWYTGEGMDEMEFTEAESNMNDLVSEYQQYQDATAEEEGEFEEEAEEEAE